In Rutidosis leptorrhynchoides isolate AG116_Rl617_1_P2 chromosome 2, CSIRO_AGI_Rlap_v1, whole genome shotgun sequence, one genomic interval encodes:
- the LOC139894075 gene encoding SWI/SNF complex component SNF12 homolog, with protein sequence MSGGSNNMNNPMKNIGGVSGPTGFGNSGATVPPTQSMGPPSNHQLSEPQAQALAQAQYVQAQAQLQARAAHARFQAQLQAQAQAQAQATQAQSVSQKQSSLGGVNSNSNVGASSPSLNTPMNAKRSGQKPSSRIPSSSGGAAGSPMKTMELTPAARRRKRGPPDNQIPEKVAAILPESALYTQLLEFEGRVDAALARKKVDIQESVKNPPRLQKTLRIYVFNTFLNQTQSGTRKENAESPSWSLKIIGRLLDNESDSNSTPILQKSSFTNPKFSSFFKKITIYLDQNLYPDNHVILWESSRSLALNDGFEVKRNGDKEFTAIIRLEMNYTPEKFKLSPALSEVLGLEVETRPRIIAAIWHYVKLKNLQISTDTSYFTCDPPLRKLFGEEKVKFSMVSQKISHHLSPPQPIHLEHKIKLSGDNPSGNTCYDVLVDVPFSLDKDMSNFLENLEKHREIDACDEAICSAIKKIHEHRRRRAFFLGFSQSPSEFVDAFIASQSKDLKTAAGDATRNAEKEQRSEFYNQPWVEDAVIRYLNRKPAAGSEAPGST encoded by the exons ATGTCAGGGGGTAGTAATAATATGAATAATCCTATGAAAAATATTGGGGGTGTAAGTGGACCAACTGGATTCGGTAATTCAGGTGCAACAGTTCCGCCTACTCAATCAATGGGTCCACCATCGAACCACCAGTTGTCTGAGCCGCAGGCTCAGGCGTTAGCCCAAGCTCAGTATGTTCAAGCTCAGGCTCAATTACAGGCTCGAGCTGCTCATGCCCGGTTTCAGGCACAGTTACAGGCTCAAGCTCAAGCTCAAGCTCAAGCAACACAAGCACAATCGGTTTCTCAGAAGCAAAGTTCATTAGGAGGGGTTAATAGTAATAGTAACGTTGGTGCATCATCACCGTCACTTAATACTCCTATGAATGCGAAAAGATCGGGTCAGAAACCGTCTTCCCGGATCCCGAGTTCTTCGGGTGGTGCTGCTGGTTCGCCTATGAAAACGATGGAGCTTACACCTGCAGCTCGTAGACGAAAACGGGGCCCACCTGATAATCAAATTCCTGAAAAAGTAGCTGCCATTCTGCCAGAATCAGCTCTTTATACTCAATTGTTGGAATTCGAGGGTCGTGTAGACGCGGCTTTAGCGAGAAAAAAAGTCGATATTCAAGAATCTGTTAAGAATCCTCCTCGGTTGCAGAAAACGTTAAGGATTTACGTTTTCAACACGTTCTTAAACCAAACTCAAAGTGGAACTCGTAAGGAAAATGCTGAGTCACCATCATGGTCTCTCAAGATTATCGGGAGGCTATTAGATAATGAATCCGATTCCAACTCGACACCAATATTACAAAAGTCGTCCTTCACGAATCCAAAGTTTTCATCTTTTTTCAAGAAAATCACTATTTACTTGGACCAAAATCTCTACCCGGATAACCATGTGATCTTGTGGGAAAGTTCTAGATCTTTGGCACTTAACGATGGTTTTGAAGTAAAGAGAAACGGGGATAAAGAGTTCACTGCTATCATCCGATTAGAAATGAATTACACACCTGAAAAATTCAAACTTTCACCCGCTTTGAGTGAAGTTCTTGGGCTCGAGGTCGAGACCCGCCCAAGAATTATTGCTGCAATTTGGCATTACGTGAAACTCAAAAACTTACAAATCTCGACCGATACTTCCTATTTCACATGTGACCCTCCTCTTAGGAAACTATTTGGAGAAGAAAAGGTGAAATTCTCAATGGTTTCTCAGAAAATTTCACATCATTTGAGTCCACCTCAGCCTATACATTTGGAGCATAAAATCAAGCTTTCGGGAGATAATCCGTCTGGAAATACGTGTTACGATGTTCTCGTTGATGTTCCTTTTTCATTAGATAAAGACATGTCTAATTTTTTGGAAAATTTGGAGAAGCATAGAGAGATTGATGCTTGTGATGAGGCGATTTGCTCTGCAATTAAGAAGATTCATGAACATAGGCGAAGACGAGCTTTCTTTTTAGGGTTTAGTCAGTCACCGAGTGAATTTGTTGATGCGTTTATTGCGTCACAAAGTAAGGATTTGAAGACGGCTGCTGGTGATGCTACTCGTAATGCTGAAAAAGAGCAGCGGTCGGAGTTCTATAATCAACCATG GGTGGAAGATGCTGTTATTCGTTACTTAAACCGAAAACCGGCTGCAGGAAGTGAAGCACCTGGAAGCACATAA